A window of the Bacillota bacterium genome harbors these coding sequences:
- a CDS encoding UDP-N-acetylglucosamine 2-epimerase (non-hydrolyzing), protein MKVATIVGARPQFIKAAAVSKELRKVVREVLIHTGQHYDFTMSDIFFDELKIPRPDYNLGIGSGSHGSQTGKMLELIEKVLIKENPDCVLVYGDTNSTLAGALTAAKLQIPLAHVEAGLRSFNSIMPEEINRKVTDHVSSILFCPTVIAVKNLRQEGFDNVINRGVLVNEGSSHLDLGLKQPVVLNVGDVMYDVLKSTLNVSNSIPSDLLAKYPITSNNYILATIHRAENADNMENMVNIMKVLSKIPLKVIIPLHPRTYDRILKFSLYEEMQQSRNIILTDPLGYIEMMFLLNNARCVVTDSGGLQKEACMLGIPCLTCRYETEWLETVEYGWNSLIGLGAVNFDGLPERKKINRESNPYGDGFAACRITQIIKGYLKHHERAVAF, encoded by the coding sequence ATGAAGGTTGCAACGATAGTCGGGGCGAGGCCTCAATTTATAAAAGCGGCAGCAGTATCAAAAGAGTTGAGAAAAGTTGTGCGAGAGGTACTGATTCATACTGGGCAACATTATGATTTTACTATGTCAGATATTTTCTTTGATGAACTAAAAATCCCCAGGCCGGATTATAATTTGGGGATAGGTTCTGGATCACACGGATCCCAGACTGGTAAAATGCTTGAATTAATTGAAAAAGTGTTAATTAAAGAGAACCCTGATTGTGTATTGGTTTATGGTGATACAAATTCTACGCTTGCCGGGGCACTAACCGCAGCAAAACTCCAGATTCCTCTAGCTCATGTTGAAGCGGGGCTAAGAAGCTTTAACTCTATTATGCCTGAAGAAATTAACCGAAAAGTGACAGATCATGTTTCATCCATACTTTTTTGTCCCACAGTGATAGCTGTTAAAAACTTAAGACAAGAAGGATTTGATAATGTTATCAATAGGGGGGTATTGGTTAACGAAGGATCGTCACATTTGGATTTAGGGTTGAAACAACCGGTGGTCTTAAATGTTGGGGATGTTATGTATGATGTACTGAAATCTACTTTGAACGTTAGCAATAGCATACCTTCCGATTTACTTGCCAAATATCCCATTACTTCAAACAATTATATATTAGCAACAATACATCGTGCAGAAAATGCTGACAACATGGAAAACATGGTTAATATTATGAAAGTATTATCTAAAATACCTCTGAAAGTTATAATTCCGCTACATCCCCGTACTTATGATCGAATACTTAAGTTTAGCTTATACGAAGAAATGCAACAATCCCGTAACATAATTCTAACAGATCCACTTGGCTATATCGAAATGATGTTCCTGTTAAATAATGCAAGATGTGTAGTGACTGATTCTGGTGGACTTCAAAAAGAAGCTTGCATGTTGGGCATTCCTTGTTTGACATGTAGATACGAAACAGAATGGTTAGAAACAGTTGAGTATGGTTGGAATAGTCTGATTGGTCTAGGAGCAGTAAATTTTGATGGCTTACCTGAAAGAAAAAAAATAAACAGAGAAAGCAACCCGTATGGAGACGGATTTGCAGCATGCCGTATAACTCAAATTATTAAGGGTTATTTAAAACACCATGAAAGAGCTGTTGCATTTTGA
- a CDS encoding N-acetyltransferase, with protein sequence MNTVSPTTKMGQNVRIGYYSVIYDHVEIGSNVTIGNNVTVYTGTVIGDNVCIESNAVIGRQPRPAKTSTVKVLKTLPPIQVGEGSTIGVGAVLYAGSTIEKFCLVGDNAIIREGCSIHDYVIVGSGVIVENLVKIGERTKVQSGSYITAYTTIGEQCFIAPMVITTNDNFMGRTEERFKYVKGANIEKGARVGGGSIILPGITVAEESFIAAGSVVTRDTVPKLVYKGIPARKFRLVPDNELILHDKYYQKS encoded by the coding sequence GTGAATACAGTCAGCCCAACCACTAAGATGGGGCAAAACGTAAGAATTGGCTACTATTCAGTGATTTATGATCATGTTGAAATCGGTTCCAATGTAACTATAGGTAACAACGTTACCGTTTATACCGGTACAGTAATAGGTGATAACGTATGCATAGAGTCAAATGCTGTTATAGGGCGCCAACCTAGGCCTGCTAAAACGAGTACTGTGAAAGTCTTAAAAACACTTCCTCCCATTCAAGTAGGTGAGGGCTCTACGATAGGTGTCGGTGCAGTTTTGTACGCCGGTTCAACCATAGAGAAGTTCTGTCTTGTGGGAGATAATGCGATAATTCGTGAGGGTTGCTCCATACATGATTATGTAATTGTTGGATCTGGTGTCATTGTAGAGAATTTAGTCAAAATTGGAGAAAGAACTAAGGTGCAAAGTGGGTCGTATATTACTGCTTATACGACAATAGGAGAACAGTGCTTCATAGCTCCGATGGTGATAACCACAAATGATAACTTTATGGGACGTACTGAAGAGCGCTTTAAATATGTCAAAGGGGCAAATATCGAAAAGGGTGCAAGGGTAGGTGGTGGTTCAATCATACTGCCCGGCATTACAGTTGCTGAAGAAAGTTTTATTGCCGCTGGCTCCGTTGTAACCAGGGATACTGTACCTAAGCTGGTTTATAAAGGCATTCCTGCACGTAAGTTTAGATTGGTACCTGACAATGAATTGATTTTACATGATAAATATTACCAAAAGAGCTAG
- a CDS encoding response regulator transcription factor, with protein MARRQPVKNLGEVRAVFVDKIRLVIVSEDLYSRKGLTSIFNAEDVFEVLGGFSLGEALENAISSQPDVVLVDIPDDMMTDYGDKIVEIKGGCPCSLILAVVGEEYRKTLEEVLRNGLDGCVPRGIMRGCLVRAVELACRSGLLCLPRSFKKADNASRHTPLSSNVFCKTAIPGQVETLTRREMEILKLMSENLSNREIGEKLFISEPTVKTHVSNILRKLGQSNRAQAIVYSYKMGLITENQAAVK; from the coding sequence TTGGCAAGAAGACAGCCAGTCAAAAATTTAGGGGAAGTGAGGGCCGTTTTTGTGGATAAGATTCGCTTGGTGATTGTAAGTGAGGATTTATATTCACGGAAAGGACTAACATCAATTTTTAATGCTGAGGATGTATTCGAAGTACTAGGTGGTTTCTCTCTGGGCGAGGCTTTAGAGAATGCAATATCATCTCAGCCTGATGTGGTATTGGTGGATATCCCGGATGACATGATGACAGATTACGGTGATAAAATCGTGGAAATCAAAGGTGGGTGCCCGTGCAGCTTAATTTTGGCCGTGGTGGGGGAAGAGTACCGTAAGACTCTGGAAGAAGTGTTGAGAAACGGCCTGGATGGCTGCGTGCCCAGGGGGATAATGCGTGGATGTCTGGTTAGAGCAGTAGAACTTGCCTGTCGGTCTGGATTACTTTGCCTTCCCCGGTCTTTTAAAAAGGCAGATAATGCTTCGAGACATACTCCTTTATCCAGTAATGTATTTTGCAAAACCGCTATTCCCGGTCAGGTGGAAACGCTGACCAGGCGTGAAATGGAAATACTAAAGCTGATGAGTGAAAATCTGTCTAACCGCGAAATAGGAGAAAAGCTATTCATCAGTGAACCAACAGTGAAAACCCATGTGAGTAATATTCTACGCAAACTGGGACAGAGCAACAGGGCCCAGGCCATAGTTTATTCTTATAAAATGGGTTTGATAACTGAAAACCAAGCTGCTGTTAAGTAA
- a CDS encoding nucleotide sugar dehydrogenase, with the protein MSALGAYEKKEIIWADYLQEAIAGKTAKVCVIGLGYVGLPLAIEKGKVGFNVLGVDQNRSRVARINEGENYIQDVKDDEMRELVKAGKLKATYDFDDIINQDIIIICVPTPLSINREPDISYVQNVSNEISKRIRPGHVVILESTTFPGTTKEIILPLLESSGLKVGHDFFLVYSPERVDPGNKRYTTKNTSKVVGGVTSSCSVIAKAFYSQTIFHVYPVSSPAVAEMTKVFENTYRSVNIALVNELMMLCNKMDISVWEVVDAAATKPFGIQTFYPGPGVGGHCIPIDPFYLGWKARQYDFPTRFIELAGEINIQVSYYVVDRVTQALNNNGKALNGSRVLVMGVAYKKDISDYRESPAIKIIKQLQDKGAHVVFFDPYVESIDDHYGPILSIKRVELTDDALFQSDCVLIITDHSDIDYNEVIEKADIVIDTRNATKDVVANREKIILI; encoded by the coding sequence ATGAGTGCTTTAGGGGCGTATGAAAAAAAGGAAATAATTTGGGCGGATTACCTGCAAGAAGCAATTGCAGGTAAGACAGCCAAAGTATGTGTGATCGGTCTGGGTTATGTTGGGCTACCGTTGGCTATTGAAAAAGGTAAAGTTGGGTTTAACGTTCTTGGGGTTGATCAAAATAGAAGTAGAGTTGCCAGAATCAATGAAGGGGAAAATTACATTCAGGATGTGAAAGATGATGAGATGCGTGAGCTGGTAAAGGCCGGTAAGTTAAAAGCTACTTATGATTTTGATGACATAATAAATCAAGATATTATAATCATTTGTGTTCCTACTCCTTTGTCAATAAACCGGGAGCCTGACATTTCATACGTTCAAAATGTGTCGAATGAAATATCTAAGAGAATTCGGCCAGGACACGTGGTGATTCTAGAAAGTACTACATTCCCGGGAACAACAAAGGAAATAATTTTACCTCTTTTAGAATCCTCGGGTTTAAAAGTTGGACACGACTTTTTCTTGGTCTACTCTCCCGAAAGGGTAGACCCTGGTAATAAGAGGTACACAACTAAAAACACGTCCAAAGTGGTCGGAGGAGTGACGTCTTCTTGTTCAGTTATAGCTAAAGCCTTTTATTCCCAAACTATTTTCCATGTGTATCCTGTTTCCTCACCGGCGGTCGCTGAGATGACTAAAGTATTTGAGAATACATACCGGTCAGTAAATATTGCTTTAGTTAATGAATTAATGATGCTTTGTAACAAGATGGATATTAGTGTTTGGGAAGTCGTAGATGCCGCAGCAACAAAACCCTTTGGTATACAAACCTTTTATCCTGGTCCCGGTGTGGGGGGACACTGTATTCCTATTGATCCTTTCTATTTAGGTTGGAAAGCTCGTCAATATGACTTCCCGACCCGTTTCATTGAGTTAGCAGGCGAAATAAATATACAAGTCTCTTATTATGTTGTAGATAGAGTTACTCAGGCCTTAAATAATAACGGTAAAGCTTTAAATGGCTCCCGAGTGCTGGTTATGGGTGTGGCATATAAAAAGGATATTAGTGATTATAGGGAATCACCGGCAATTAAGATTATAAAGCAATTGCAGGATAAAGGTGCTCATGTGGTTTTCTTTGATCCCTATGTGGAATCGATAGATGACCATTATGGACCAATTCTTTCTATTAAAAGAGTGGAATTGACTGATGATGCGCTTTTTCAGTCAGACTGCGTTCTTATCATTACCGATCATTCGGACATCGACTATAACGAGGTAATAGAAAAGGCCGACATAGTGATTGATACAAGAAATGCAACTAAAGACGTGGTTGCTAATAGAGAAAAGATAATTTTGATTTAA
- a CDS encoding DUF1616 domain-containing protein — MKLEAKNEFYPILGISIILSLLIVFAGFQPLRVVLGLPFVLFFPGYTLIAALFPRRDDLDGIERVALSFGLSIAVVPLIGLGLNYTPWGIRLYPILISLMLFVAAMSVTAIYRRNRLEEQERFKITLDIAFPEWGKMARLDKLLSVLLVCAIIFAIGSIIYVINTPMVGEKFTEFYILGPGGMAEGYPRELVVEQRGKVIFGVVNHEYQDINYRLEVRMNEQLKTVLSPITLGHEEKWEKPFSFKAGQPHDNLKVEFWLYREEDQEPYRKLHLWVDIKQNE; from the coding sequence CTGAAATTAGAAGCAAAAAATGAGTTTTATCCTATCCTTGGTATCTCCATTATTCTGAGTTTACTAATCGTTTTTGCCGGATTCCAGCCGCTCAGGGTAGTCCTGGGTCTTCCCTTTGTACTTTTTTTTCCGGGCTATACCCTCATTGCCGCGCTGTTTCCCCGCCGGGACGACCTGGATGGTATCGAGCGAGTGGCCCTTAGCTTTGGCCTGAGTATTGCAGTGGTACCCTTGATTGGGCTGGGCTTAAACTACACCCCCTGGGGTATCAGGCTCTATCCCATCCTGATCTCACTTATGCTATTTGTGGCGGCCATGTCTGTTACTGCCATCTACAGGAGAAACAGGTTGGAGGAACAGGAACGGTTTAAGATCACCCTGGATATTGCTTTTCCCGAGTGGGGGAAGATGGCTCGCCTGGATAAATTGCTCTCCGTACTTTTGGTTTGTGCCATAATTTTTGCCATAGGATCAATCATCTACGTAATCAACACCCCAATGGTGGGAGAGAAATTTACCGAGTTTTATATCCTGGGCCCCGGCGGCATGGCGGAAGGGTATCCGCGAGAGCTTGTGGTCGAACAGCGGGGGAAGGTCATTTTCGGCGTAGTTAACCACGAATATCAGGACATAAACTATCGGCTTGAAGTACGGATGAACGAGCAGTTAAAAACAGTACTCTCTCCTATTACCCTGGGCCATGAAGAAAAATGGGAAAAGCCATTTTCCTTTAAGGCCGGGCAGCCACATGATAACCTGAAGGTGGAATTCTGGCTTTACCGGGAAGAGGATCAGGAGCCTTACCGCAAACTGCACTTGTGGGTGGATATAAAACAAAATGAATGA
- a CDS encoding glycosyltransferase family 2 protein: MYRDKAMGVVVPAYNEELLIDKVIETMPDYVDKVYVVDDCSTDNTSQVVQHFNGSRIQLTRHKENSGVGAAIITGYKQALQDGIDLIAVMAGDNQMDPDELPKLLDPVVDGRADYTKGDRLSRHELKRGMSKWRRFGNFLLTQLTRISSGYWALQDPQNGYAVISKEALAKLDLSKIYPQYGYCNDLLVRLNVLGLRVVDIAIPARYGDEKSKIIYGKYIRKVSLLLLNNFIWRIINKYLFPQLKIVGLSYTVGLSMLLVGILVLFASGVMKSLFAIGGYIIFSGIVMTIFSMFVDAYEQGKKPFRLRLDK; this comes from the coding sequence ATGTACCGAGATAAAGCTATGGGTGTTGTGGTGCCTGCTTATAACGAAGAGCTATTAATTGATAAAGTAATTGAAACAATGCCTGACTATGTAGACAAAGTCTATGTGGTAGATGACTGTTCAACTGATAACACATCTCAAGTAGTGCAACATTTTAATGGCTCCCGTATCCAATTAACACGACATAAAGAAAACAGTGGAGTGGGGGCAGCGATTATTACGGGGTATAAGCAGGCATTACAAGATGGAATCGATTTAATTGCGGTAATGGCAGGAGATAATCAAATGGATCCTGATGAACTGCCTAAACTGCTTGACCCAGTGGTAGATGGTAGGGCTGATTACACTAAGGGTGACAGGTTGTCTAGACATGAATTAAAACGTGGTATGAGCAAGTGGCGAAGATTTGGCAATTTTCTTTTGACACAACTAACGCGTATTTCTTCTGGATACTGGGCTCTTCAGGATCCTCAAAATGGATATGCTGTTATTTCCAAAGAAGCTCTTGCTAAACTCGATTTATCAAAAATATATCCTCAATATGGGTATTGCAATGATTTGTTAGTAAGACTTAACGTGCTAGGTCTGCGGGTAGTAGATATCGCTATCCCTGCTAGGTATGGTGATGAAAAGTCAAAAATAATATACGGTAAGTATATAAGAAAAGTATCACTTTTGCTTCTTAATAACTTTATCTGGCGAATAATAAATAAATACCTTTTCCCACAATTAAAGATTGTAGGACTTAGTTATACAGTTGGGTTAAGTATGTTACTTGTGGGTATATTGGTTCTTTTTGCAAGTGGAGTTATGAAATCTCTGTTTGCTATAGGAGGGTATATTATCTTTTCAGGAATTGTAATGACTATATTTTCTATGTTTGTCGATGCCTATGAGCAGGGTAAAAAACCATTTCGGTTGAGGTTGGATAAATGA
- a CDS encoding Gfo/Idh/MocA family oxidoreductase, which produces MIRFGIAGCGHIAKKHATALEVLKDAQLVAVCDNNPDRANLFAEQYGVTPYDDYGKFLQNKNIDAVIICTPSGLHTQMGEKAALDGKHLLVEKPFVLNIQEGKNLVGICEKQDVKLGVVHPNRMKPIVQELYRAVQEGWFGKITHVNATLRWNRNANYFEVAPWRGTRAFDGGILFNQVIHNIDLLNWLVGPVEEVFAYGETRLRNIEIEDVCVSSLKLRSGALGVIEAAVTLYPENLEETISIFGSEGTAVLGGKTLSKISNWKFSCLSEEEAISQVERVNKRQDIIGHNEIIRDFVSAIVNDRDPLVSGGNALETVKLISSIYDSIDNHRPVKVHC; this is translated from the coding sequence ATTATCCGTTTTGGGATCGCTGGTTGCGGTCACATTGCAAAAAAACATGCAACCGCACTGGAAGTTTTAAAGGATGCGCAACTGGTTGCCGTTTGTGATAATAATCCCGACCGTGCCAATTTATTTGCCGAGCAATATGGTGTGACACCGTATGACGATTACGGTAAATTTCTTCAAAATAAAAACATTGATGCTGTAATCATTTGTACCCCTAGCGGGTTGCATACACAAATGGGGGAAAAGGCAGCATTAGACGGCAAACATTTGCTGGTAGAGAAGCCTTTTGTATTAAACATACAAGAAGGAAAGAATCTAGTGGGTATTTGTGAAAAACAGGATGTCAAACTTGGAGTTGTCCACCCCAATAGAATGAAGCCTATAGTACAAGAATTATATAGGGCCGTGCAGGAAGGTTGGTTTGGAAAAATTACGCATGTTAATGCCACGCTTAGGTGGAATAGAAATGCGAATTATTTTGAGGTAGCGCCCTGGCGGGGAACACGAGCCTTTGACGGTGGTATCCTATTTAACCAAGTCATCCACAATATAGATCTTTTAAACTGGCTTGTAGGGCCGGTTGAAGAAGTATTCGCCTATGGCGAAACAAGATTAAGAAATATCGAGATTGAAGATGTTTGTGTGAGCAGCTTAAAGTTAAGAAGTGGGGCTTTAGGGGTTATAGAAGCAGCAGTTACACTTTATCCCGAAAACTTAGAAGAAACAATCTCCATATTTGGCAGTGAAGGGACAGCAGTCTTAGGCGGTAAGACATTGTCAAAAATTTCAAATTGGAAATTTTCTTGTTTATCAGAAGAAGAAGCTATTTCACAGGTGGAAAGAGTCAATAAAAGGCAAGACATAATTGGCCACAATGAAATTATTCGTGACTTTGTTTCGGCAATTGTAAATGACCGGGATCCATTAGTATCAGGAGGAAATGCTCTTGAAACTGTAAAGCTTATTTCAAGTATATATGATTCTATTGATAATCATAGACCAGTAAAAGTTCATTGTTAA
- a CDS encoding response regulator transcription factor, with protein MDKIHLLIASDDMSVRQGLTKIFSLEDTFVVLGSFDIEEVMDKCLSLQPDTVLFDIKDDIGEYMQRVNELKSKCPCSLIIALVENEKDANLAGIMTQGVDGCVSKSIMRGYLVKTVELACRAGIYCLPASIKRTALAHKTENALAFKEYFKKDLPEVYDILTKRELEILQLIARNYSNRRIMEKLYISEPTVKTHVSNILRKLGKKNRTQAAVYAFKIGLIKE; from the coding sequence ATGGATAAAATCCATCTACTTATCGCAAGTGATGATATGTCTGTTAGGCAGGGTCTAACTAAAATTTTTAGTCTGGAAGATACTTTTGTCGTTCTGGGTAGTTTTGATATTGAGGAAGTTATGGACAAGTGTCTTTCATTGCAGCCGGATACTGTTTTGTTTGACATCAAAGATGATATTGGGGAATATATGCAAAGGGTGAATGAGTTAAAAAGTAAGTGCCCGTGCAGCTTAATTATAGCTTTAGTGGAAAATGAAAAGGATGCCAATCTTGCCGGCATTATGACCCAAGGAGTAGATGGCTGTGTATCTAAGAGTATTATGAGGGGGTATTTGGTCAAAACGGTGGAACTGGCATGCAGAGCGGGAATTTACTGTTTACCGGCATCCATTAAAAGGACCGCATTAGCCCATAAAACCGAAAATGCCTTAGCTTTTAAGGAGTATTTTAAGAAAGACCTTCCTGAAGTATATGATATTTTAACTAAGCGTGAGTTAGAAATACTACAATTGATAGCCCGTAATTATTCAAACCGTAGGATTATGGAAAAACTTTACATTAGTGAGCCCACTGTAAAGACTCATGTGAGTAATATTCTACGTAAACTGGGCAAGAAGAATCGTACTCAGGCTGCAGTTTATGCATTTAAGATAGGTCTGATTAAAGAATAA
- a CDS encoding NAD(P)/FAD-dependent oxidoreductase — translation MKYDVIVTGGGPSGHFSARLLAEQGFRVSVLEEHPKVGEPVQCAGLISPRTLRLSEVNEEIVINRLTGTRIFSPLGSRLDIITGKVHALAVDRAAFDRGLANQAQNAGAEIRTGIKVTGFEPIGGGVRVYGEEKGKALSLTTRLLVGADGVNSRVAKRAGLINESPRAVMYAADVELKRTDRNLVDVFIGQNLAPGWFGWVIPLDNKICRVGTGVAFSRPGHSPRYYFQNLVERYPELFKDMKIIRYTGGTVPMGLMQKICADRVMLVGDAACQTKPVSGGGIYLALRGAQTCTRVAAEALWEDNLSEKVLSRYQLLWEEEFAEEINCSLSHRESYLKFSDQDIDQLIRFLNKPYWQNIICKYGDIDYTSVLARPLFHAGPWMRKFMKVGLGVVGYGNTIRKGLMGVLS, via the coding sequence ATGAAATATGATGTGATTGTTACCGGCGGAGGCCCGTCCGGGCACTTTTCGGCCAGGTTACTGGCTGAGCAAGGATTTAGAGTTTCGGTCCTGGAGGAGCACCCAAAAGTGGGGGAGCCCGTACAGTGTGCCGGCTTGATTTCACCCCGCACACTCCGGCTGTCAGAAGTCAACGAAGAAATAGTCATCAACCGCCTGACCGGCACCCGGATATTTTCTCCCCTGGGCTCCAGGTTGGACATAATCACCGGCAAAGTACATGCACTGGCAGTGGACCGGGCCGCTTTTGATCGCGGGTTAGCTAACCAGGCTCAAAACGCGGGGGCGGAAATAAGAACCGGTATCAAGGTAACGGGTTTCGAACCAATCGGCGGTGGCGTAAGGGTATACGGGGAGGAAAAAGGGAAGGCGCTTTCACTTACAACAAGGTTACTCGTAGGCGCCGACGGTGTTAACTCCAGGGTCGCCAAGCGGGCGGGCCTGATAAATGAGAGTCCCAGGGCGGTTATGTATGCTGCCGATGTAGAGTTAAAACGAACAGACCGAAACCTAGTTGACGTGTTTATCGGCCAAAACTTGGCCCCGGGCTGGTTCGGCTGGGTAATCCCTCTGGATAACAAAATATGCAGAGTAGGAACAGGGGTTGCCTTCTCCCGCCCCGGCCACTCGCCCAGGTATTACTTTCAAAACTTGGTTGAACGCTATCCTGAACTGTTTAAAGACATGAAGATTATCAGATATACCGGCGGCACTGTACCCATGGGACTGATGCAAAAAATATGCGCCGATCGTGTAATGTTAGTGGGTGACGCCGCCTGCCAGACAAAGCCGGTATCCGGAGGAGGCATCTACCTGGCGCTAAGGGGAGCCCAAACCTGTACCCGGGTGGCGGCAGAGGCACTGTGGGAGGACAACCTCTCTGAAAAAGTTCTTTCTCGTTACCAGCTTTTATGGGAGGAAGAATTTGCCGAGGAAATTAACTGTAGCCTGAGCCACCGCGAAAGTTACCTTAAATTTAGTGATCAAGATATTGACCAGCTGATTAGATTTCTGAATAAGCCATATTGGCAAAACATCATTTGTAAATATGGTGATATAGATTATACATCGGTGTTGGCGCGTCCGCTTTTTCATGCTGGGCCGTGGATGCGGAAGTTTATGAAGGTGGGTTTGGGGGTGGTTGGGTATGGGAATACCATAAGGAAAGGGCTGATGGGGGTTTTGTCGTAG
- a CDS encoding DegT/DnrJ/EryC1/StrS family aminotransferase has translation MTIPLLDLKAQYDSIKVEIDAAVLGVLESGHYVMGPNVKALEQEIAEYCGTNYAVGVANGTDALILSLEAYGISSGDEVITTPYSFFATAEAISRVGANPVFVDIDERTYNINVSQIESKITKQTKAILPVHLFGQMALMDKIMDIAQRHKLIVIEDACQAIGANYKGQKAGSWGHAACFSFFPTKNLGGYGDGGIITTNDEGFAETVKMLRFHGSRRKYYNEAIGHNSRLDELQAAILRVKLKYLDRWNEARREKAEQYNYLLQRSDLVLPYAISEGKHIYHLYIVRHNKRADVVAGLKEYGSGCGIYYPVPLHLQDAYEGVFQKGTLPVVEQMSEETFALPLFPEMSNDQLNNVASCLRKTLNNMNL, from the coding sequence TTGACCATTCCTCTATTAGATTTAAAAGCACAGTATGATTCCATAAAGGTAGAAATAGATGCAGCAGTGTTGGGAGTATTGGAAAGTGGCCATTATGTCATGGGGCCAAATGTTAAAGCTTTAGAACAAGAAATAGCTGAGTATTGCGGGACAAATTATGCTGTAGGAGTGGCAAATGGAACGGATGCTTTGATCTTAAGTCTAGAAGCCTATGGTATTAGTTCTGGGGACGAAGTAATTACTACCCCATACAGTTTTTTTGCCACAGCAGAAGCAATTTCGAGGGTTGGCGCTAACCCTGTTTTTGTAGATATTGATGAACGTACATATAACATAAACGTGTCACAAATTGAATCTAAAATTACCAAACAGACTAAAGCAATTCTTCCAGTCCATTTGTTTGGTCAAATGGCACTAATGGATAAGATTATGGATATTGCACAGCGCCACAAACTTATTGTCATTGAAGATGCCTGCCAGGCTATAGGGGCGAATTATAAAGGGCAGAAAGCCGGTTCTTGGGGGCATGCCGCATGCTTCAGTTTCTTCCCAACAAAGAACCTTGGTGGATACGGAGATGGTGGCATTATTACAACCAACGACGAAGGTTTTGCAGAAACGGTAAAGATGTTAAGATTTCACGGTAGCCGAAGGAAATACTATAACGAGGCTATAGGGCATAACAGTAGATTGGATGAGCTTCAAGCTGCCATTTTACGAGTAAAATTGAAATACTTAGATAGGTGGAACGAAGCCAGAAGAGAAAAGGCAGAACAATATAATTATTTGCTTCAGAGATCAGATCTTGTACTTCCATATGCTATATCAGAAGGAAAGCATATTTATCATCTCTATATTGTTAGACATAATAAGAGAGCTGATGTGGTTGCAGGGCTTAAGGAGTACGGCAGTGGATGTGGTATATATTATCCTGTTCCATTGCATCTACAAGACGCTTATGAGGGAGTGTTTCAAAAGGGAACTTTGCCGGTTGTCGAGCAAATGTCTGAAGAGACTTTCGCATTGCCGCTTTTTCCGGAAATGTCAAACGATCAGCTAAATAATGTAGCCTCCTGTTTGCGTAAAACCTTAAATAATATGAATCTTTAG
- a CDS encoding DUF554 domain-containing protein, producing MTGTLVNVAAICAGSLIGAFLTKGIPNNIKKTLTQGLGLSVILLGLQMAFKTENVLIVISSLAVGGIIGELARIEERLDNLGAWIEKKTTRGVPAGGEQNVAKAFVMASIVFCVGAMAVMGSIEDGLTGQPKILFAKSMLDGIASVVFASTMGIGVIFSSVPVLLYQGGITLAAAGASAYLSDWVIAELTATGGLLILGIGLNILELAKIRVGNLLPAILFAAVFVIALERLF from the coding sequence TTGACGGGAACACTGGTTAACGTGGCGGCAATCTGTGCGGGCAGTCTGATAGGAGCCTTTCTTACCAAGGGTATTCCTAATAACATAAAGAAAACATTAACCCAGGGATTAGGTCTTTCGGTAATACTGCTGGGGCTTCAGATGGCCTTTAAAACTGAAAATGTGCTTATAGTAATTTCCAGCCTGGCAGTAGGTGGCATTATAGGGGAGCTGGCCCGTATTGAAGAACGGTTGGACAACCTGGGGGCCTGGATAGAGAAAAAGACAACCCGCGGCGTTCCTGCCGGAGGCGAACAAAACGTGGCCAAGGCCTTTGTCATGGCCAGTATTGTATTCTGTGTAGGAGCCATGGCGGTGATGGGTTCCATTGAGGACGGTCTAACCGGGCAGCCAAAAATACTGTTTGCCAAGTCCATGCTGGACGGCATTGCCTCGGTGGTATTCGCCTCCACTATGGGCATCGGGGTGATTTTTTCCAGCGTACCGGTGCTTTTGTACCAGGGCGGCATCACCCTGGCTGCAGCAGGAGCATCCGCATATCTAAGCGACTGGGTTATAGCTGAGCTTACGGCCACCGGTGGGCTTTTAATTTTGGGCATAGGGTTGAATATACTGGAACTGGCGAAGATTCGCGTGGGTAACCTGCTGCCGGCGATTCTTTTCGCGGCTGTATTTGTTATCGCGCTG